TGCAGCAGTTGCCGCCAGGCTTGCGGGTCGTATTGCACCTCCACTCCGGGGGTCGATTCTCCGGCCAAAATGGCGACAATATCCTCCAAATAATCCTGCCGGAATTGCTCCAGCACCACTGCTGCATCGATCTCTTGTCCCATCAGGTTGGGTAACAATGGCAGCGGATCCTGACCCAACTTCACCTCGAACAAATCCCCTAAGGAATGGGCCGGATCAATCGAAACCAGTAACAGGTGCTTGTCGGGATGCCGCTTAGCCAAGTTCCACGCCAGTGCCCCGGCCACCGTTGTTTTGCCCACGCCCCCCTTACCCCCCGTCAGGGCCAGTCGGATCCCTTGGTTGAGTAGATCGGGAATGCGGAGCTCTGTGTTCAGTTGGGTAGGGATCCCTTGTGAATGGGCTGGGACAAAGTTGACCTCGGGCAGATCCCGCAGGGGCAATAGCTGGGTCACCAAATAATTCAGGGCATTGGCTCCAATCGGCTCCTGCAGTTGGTAGGGAGAAATCCAGATGGGGTAGCCAGACAAGCCTTCTGTGAGGGCCCTGAGCAGACGATGTTGTTCCTGCTGACGGGCTTGGTAGAGAGGAGAGGGCTGCGGGGATCCCAGCAAAACCTGATTGACGAGGATGCCGCCGATGGGCAGGCGGCGATACTGTAATTGCTGACAAAAGCGCCGGGTTTCCTCCAGGCTCAAATGCTCCGGCAGCATTACCAACCAGACAGAAGTACTCTCGGGATCCGTCAGCCGTGCTTTGCCAGCTTGTAATTCCTCCCGCAGTTGGGCCAGAAAGGCATCTGCCTCATCAGCTCGGTAGGTGCCGGTTAAGGCTTGGGAGAGCTCACGGTGTTTGGCCTGAAAGGTGGCAAAAACCGCCAACACATTATCCAAAAAGTCCGGCAGCTCCAGCAGACGCAGGGTATGCCCGGTGGGAGCCGTATCCAGAATAACCGTATCGAGTTCTCCACCCGCCAGCAGCCGGTTCACCTCCAAAATTGCCATCAGCTCATCCACCCCCGGCCAGGCCAAATCCCAAACCGGCAGCAGATCCTCCCGACCAAACCAACTGCCGCGCTCGGCGATCAGTTCCAGTGCCGCCCCGTAGGTTTGCTTAAAGGCTGCCAGCAACACCTCAGCCTGTAGCGCGCGCACCTGCAGATTAGGGCAATCCGGCAAAGGCTGAGCCTGCTCCGTAACCGGCACATCCAACACATCCCCCAGCGAATGGGCCGGATCCGTGGAGATCAACAGCAGCCGCCGTTGGGGATCCGCCTGGGCCAATTGGCGAGCCAAGGCACAGGTGAGGGTGGTTTTGCCCACCCCCCCCTTGCCGCTAAACAGTACAAGGCGGTGGGCGGCGGAAATCAAAGGGCGATCAGGGTACAAAGGGATCCCTTCCAAGGTGGGTCATCCCCATTTTGGCTTGGATCCCGTTTGGGCCACAGTCTAGGAGAAGCTCAGCGGAAGATCATCTCGGCAACAGCTTCAAAGCCAGCATCCAACAGCTGATCCAACACCGACTGGGCTTGGCTGCGGCTGTCGTAGAGACCGGCTTGCAGCACATTTCTACCGTTGAACACGGTTTCCACTGCACCGGGGATAAGCTGTTGCAAGCGGTTCAGATCTTCACTGCTTCTGGGGGTGACCAAGACGCGAAACTGAGTGGCGGAATCGGCAGCAGCCACCGTAGTGGCTGGAGAAGCTACGGATACAGGTGCAGCTTGAGATTGGCGCTGGGCGGGAGGAGGCAGCAGGGTGGTGATATCCGTTAGAGGAGCGGAGCTGGAGTTGCTGGTGGTGGTGGGCGGAACCACTGGCTGAGCAGGGGTGGTGGATCCATCCGGAGTAAAGGGAACAGCAGTAAACTCCTGGGCTGAGGGCTGCGGGGCAGGTTCGGCGGCCGTGACCGGGGCAGTGGGTGAAGTCTCAGGGCCGCTCGCGGGAACATCAGGTAAAATGCGCCCTCCGGATCCCTGGGTGGGGGAAACAGCGGTGGGAGCAGTGGATTCTGGCACCGTCAAAATCGGTAAGGTCGGAGTGGTCTCGGCTGGAGTGGCCGAAGCAGGTGCAGGCTCTGTCACAGCAGCAGGGGCAGCAGGCAAAGCTGGGGTGCTGGGCAAGGCAAGAGCACCTGGGGAAATCGGGTTGGGTGCAGCGATAGGGGCAGCCGCGACGGTGGTTTGGCCCGCCAGATCCAAATCCCCTTTGGTTTGGCCCCGCAACTGGTTGCCGTTGGCATTGATGCGCAAACCGCGAGTGGAGTTGTTGATGTCGTACTGGCCGTTGCCTTCGAAGATGTTGTTGCCGGGATCCGAAGCCGTACCCAAATCCGGTAGAGCTGTCGTGATGGCGGTGAGGCCGGTTTCTAGGTTTTGAGCGATCAGGTTGTTGCGCAGCATCGGCTGAGAACTGCCCCCAACAATCACGCCGGTGCGATTTTGCAGAATGCGGTTGTTGCGCACGATCGGGGTAGAGCGCTGATCAAGGGTGAGGCCGAAGCCGGTTTCTTGAAACAGGTTGTTGACGATGGTGGGCTGAGAGGTGCCTAAGACGGAAATGCCATTGGCCCCATTCTGGTAAAAGCGATTGCCCTCTACCCAAGGGTTGGAAGCACCGGTGATGAAAATACCATCGTGAATGCTCCCGACAAAGCTATTGTTAAGAACACGCGGAGAAGCAGATTCAACCCAAAGAGCATAGCCCCGCCGACCTTCATTGCGCATAGAGATCCCCCGCACTTCTGCCCCCGTTTCCGCCAACATGGTGACGTTCTGTCGGGCCACCGTCGGGCTAATGTAGGTGCCGCCTCCCGTGATCAAGTAGCCTTCTCCCAACGTGGATTCGTCCCCCCGCAGGGTGAGGCCGCCCCTGAGACGAATCGGGAAAATCTCGCCACTCTGCTCGCTATAAACGCCGGGGAAAAG
This is a stretch of genomic DNA from Synechococcus sp. Nb3U1. It encodes these proteins:
- a CDS encoding DUF1565 domain-containing protein — encoded protein: MIFLLSGRLMTGKSSLRVRRLTSSLLLSTTLLLAAGFDPGWAQTSLDTGISGDQTLPGAPPLPDNRPAIFVDAANGSDTRGDGSRNNPFQTITHAAQRAPSGSVIQLFPGVYSEQSGEIFPIRLRGGLTLRGDESTLGEGYLITGGGTYISPTVARQNVTMLAETGAEVRGISMRNEGRRGYALWVESASPRVLNNSFVGSIHDGIFITGASNPWVEGNRFYQNGANGISVLGTSQPTIVNNLFQETGFGLTLDQRSTPIVRNNRILQNRTGVIVGGSSQPMLRNNLIAQNLETGLTAITTALPDLGTASDPGNNIFEGNGQYDINNSTRGLRINANGNQLRGQTKGDLDLAGQTTVAAAPIAAPNPISPGALALPSTPALPAAPAAVTEPAPASATPAETTPTLPILTVPESTAPTAVSPTQGSGGRILPDVPASGPETSPTAPVTAAEPAPQPSAQEFTAVPFTPDGSTTPAQPVVPPTTTSNSSSAPLTDITTLLPPPAQRQSQAAPVSVASPATTVAAADSATQFRVLVTPRSSEDLNRLQQLIPGAVETVFNGRNVLQAGLYDSRSQAQSVLDQLLDAGFEAVAEMIFR
- a CDS encoding ArsA family ATPase, whose product is MEGIPLYPDRPLISAAHRLVLFSGKGGVGKTTLTCALARQLAQADPQRRLLLISTDPAHSLGDVLDVPVTEQAQPLPDCPNLQVRALQAEVLLAAFKQTYGAALELIAERGSWFGREDLLPVWDLAWPGVDELMAILEVNRLLAGGELDTVILDTAPTGHTLRLLELPDFLDNVLAVFATFQAKHRELSQALTGTYRADEADAFLAQLREELQAGKARLTDPESTSVWLVMLPEHLSLEETRRFCQQLQYRRLPIGGILVNQVLLGSPQPSPLYQARQQEQHRLLRALTEGLSGYPIWISPYQLQEPIGANALNYLVTQLLPLRDLPEVNFVPAHSQGIPTQLNTELRIPDLLNQGIRLALTGGKGGVGKTTVAGALAWNLAKRHPDKHLLLVSIDPAHSLGDLFEVKLGQDPLPLLPNLMGQEIDAAVVLEQFRQDYLEDIVAILAGESTPGVEVQYDPQAWRQLLQMPPPGLDEVMALLTVLEQSSVGQFDLVVLDTAPTGHMLRFLQMPQALEGWVSLALKLWLKYRDVVGRPELAQRLRGLLAQVRQLRQQLQDPQFVTFIPVFNPEQAVLAETQRLLTELDGLGIPHPYAVLNRIWVDSSDVFGQTVAQRHQELLAQLPEHLAQQLMVRIPFLHPPSLESIGAYLLESAETNSPQPYRAELG